From Chionomys nivalis chromosome 21, mChiNiv1.1, whole genome shotgun sequence, a single genomic window includes:
- the LOC130863919 gene encoding GTP-binding nuclear protein Ran-like — protein sequence MARKPYLKYCIEESFGRIAAQGEPQVQFKLVLVDDGGTGKTTFVKRHLTGEFEKKYVATLGVEVHPLVFHTNRGPIKFNVWDTAGQEKFGGLRDGYYIQAQYAIIMFDVTSKVTYKNVPNWHRDLEHVCENIPIVLCGNKVDIKDRKVKAKSIVFHRKKNLQYYDISAKSNYNFEKPFLWLARKLIGDPNLEFVAMPALAPPEVVMDPALAAQYEHDLEVAQTTALPDEDDDL from the exons ATGGCACGAAAGCCG TACCTCAAGTACTGTATCGA gGAGTCTTTCGGAAGGATCGCCGCCCAGGGAGAGCCGCAGGTCCAGTTCAAGCTCGTCCTGGTGGACGACGGCGGCACCGGGAAGACGACGTTCGTGAAGCGCCACTTGACGGGCGAGTTCGAGAAGAAGTATGTAGCCACCTTGGGCGTGGAGGTGCACCCTCTCGTCTTCCATACCAACAGAGGACCCATCAAGTTCAACGTGTGGGACACAGCCGGCCAGGAGAAGTTCGGGGGCCTGCGCGATGGCTACTACATCCAAGCCCAGTATGCCATTATAATGTTTGATGTAACATCAAAAGTTACTTATAAGAATGTACCTAACTGGCATAGAGATCTGGAACATGTGTGTGAAAACATCCCCATTGTGTTGTGTGGCAACAAAGTGGATATTAAGGACAGAAAAGTGAAGGCAAAATCTATTGTCTTCCACCGAAAGAAGAACCTTCAGTACTATGACATTTCTGCCAAAAGTAACTACAACTTTGAAAAGCCTTTCCTCTGGCTTGCCAGAAAGCTCATTGGAGACCCTAATTTGGAGTTTGTTGCCATGCCTGCGCTTgccccacctgaggtggtcatgGACCCAGCTTTGGCAGCACAGTACGAGCATGATTTAGAGGTTGCTCAAACGACTGCCCTCCCGGATGAGGATGATGACCTGTGA